From the genome of Acropora palmata chromosome 8, jaAcrPala1.3, whole genome shotgun sequence:
GCACCCTTGAGGTAACGCCATGCCACCACTCCGTTAATACGACCACGCCTTCAAGTTCGACCTTTTTCCGTGGCctgaacaaaagaagaaaatagaagcagaagcagACACAAGGTAGAATcattttttgtaggtgtactatatttcggctggccaaaccagccttcttcaggtacaatgagaattttacattgggacgtgatttttatctttcataTATGATACCGGAAatatgtaaaaataattgacagtgtaaactaaagataagtataaggtgaaaaaaataatgaaataacatcaCAAAAGGTAACAATACTAATaagtttcttcgcggatgttcgGACCATCGGGACCAATTGTTCTGAACAAAAGCCCATAAATTTTCTCACATGAAAACGACATTCATTACGACCTAGGACCACCTAATATCCTTTTGGAGTccaagtttttgaaaaaaagtgccGGTTAAATTGTCTGCTGAGGCCCTTGGAGGAAGACAAACAAAACctgacaaacaacaaaaattattttaaaattttattgaatggTTTTAGGCACAGGTGGTTAGCATGTTATGAAACATCCACCAAGGAAATTAATTGCCATTGTCAACAAAAGTTCTTGCACGTGAAAATTGTCGACGTCTAGCTTGCATGATATTTTGAAGTTTCCAGAGTCAAAAGGCAATATGAAAAAAGGTGTTATTTCTTGtgtgcaaaataattattgacttCAGCAAAGGCGAAGCCAGTCAAAGCTAACAGACTTTttccctgctagcagaggctCTTTTCCCGGTGTTCGCTGACGGGAGAAAAGAGTCTCTTTTCTCCCGTCAGCGAACACAGGGAAAAGTgcctctgctagcagggaaACAGACCCGAAAACTTTCTGAAATAAGTTGAGTTACCTTCATTCATTATCAATGAACTGGGGTTGTAAGATTGTCAAATACAAGATACGTTAATTTATAGCAGAATTAAAGATACAGTATCCATGTGAAGTGTAGTTTAAggccaacctcgttcccagtgTCTTTCGTCTCCCTACCAGAGACGAAGCACCCTGGGAACAATGTTGGTTTAAAGCTTGTCGCACCATAATTTAACTCAAACCGTAAATACGACCAAATAGGCCCATAGGTGATCTTATTAACGGTGTTCCACTATGCTTTAATTGCGGCGAAATTGTTCCATTGCTTGATTGTTCTAGGATAAGACGAATTCTTATCGTAATAGATTCATTGCGAGATTTTGTCCCTTGGGTCGCCTGTTCTTGGTTCTGGTTGAGTCTAATGATCAGTCACCCTTAGCTTAGATACCAGTTCCAGGCATGGCACTCAGGGCTGGAAATGTTTTCCCTTTTACCATATGGAGCAGATCCCTATTCTTTTGACTTTGTTTACAAAAGTTCTGaaatgcaatcaattttttcttcaaaacagcaCAATAGCCGAGAGACGACTGGAGATGAGTAAAAACAATTTGGCGGGAAAGTCGAAACATCTTTTGGCGCCGACAAAATCTCCCATCTATCATTGCGGCTCCAtttccaacatggccgcctcACAGACATTGCCTTGGGCAAATCTATTTGAGCAACAAGACAAAGAAACGCTTCTAGAGGCCAGCCTGTCCGCTTCAGGTAGTACTAAGTTCAAGGGAAGTGAAAGTAGCGCCCTCTCGTTGCTTAACAAACTGAGGTTTGAAGGAGAAGCGGGATTTTGTGATTTCACTTTAGCGGTGGAAGGAAAAGTGCTGACTTCACACCGTTGCGTTTTGGCGGCAAGCAGTCAATTCTTTTATACAATGTTCAACAGTGGAATGAAGGAATCGAATCAAAAAGTCTTGAACCTTCAGTCTGTTACTTTCAACGCGATGTCCGTCATGCTCGACTATTTTTACTCTCGTGAAATTGTCATAAATGACGAAAACGTGTTAGATTTGCTGGACGCGGCGAGTTTCCTGCTTGTGACACCAGTGAAAAACGCGTGCTTACAATTGCTCAGCAAACGGCTTAACATCGAAAATTGTTTCAGTGTTTTACAAGTAGCCGAGCAGTTTGGAGCAGAGCAACTCGCTCAAAGAGCAAACAGTTAtatcaaaaccaatttttcaGTGGCTGTAAAAAGTGAAGAGTTTATTGGAATCCCAGAGCAGGTTTTGGTTAGCTTTATAACCCTTGATGACATCCAAGTGGAAAAGGAAGAGGAGGTGTACTGCGCTGTGATGAAATGGGTGAAACATGATCCAGAAAACCGTGCACCAGCTTTGCCCAAACTACTGGAATGTTTGAGAACAGGATCATTGCCGAAAAGGTTCCTTGAATTACAGATGCCCCAAGAGCCTCTGCTGAATGGTGTAAGGAATCAAAGCAAGCCAGTTAAAAGGAGGTATAAACGACGCAATAAGTGGGGAAAACCCAGAAAAGCAAAGGCTGTCAGTGAAAAATTGGACTTGCAGAAAATAAGGCCTTCTACTGAGGTGCATAATGTAATCATTGGTGTTAACAATATTCACAGAGCATTCTGTTATGATCTGGACAATAAAGAAACTCTAATTCTTCCAGAACCATGGCCACAATTTTATCCTCAGGTGGCAATTGTTGGGCGGAGATTGTACTTAGTTGCAGGATTCACGTCTGGTTTCACTGAGACCATCAGAAGAGTgagttgtctttgttttgatgaCATCAAGAATCTGAGAtcttcttcaaattttggcGTACAACCAATAGAGTGGAAAATGAAGACTGCTTTTAATGATGCCAGGATCAAGGCCTCTTTACAAGAGCTCAATGGACGGCTGTATTACATCGGGGGTCACGATGGGAGAGATTGCTGTGGAACTGTGGAGTGTTATGATCCAGAACTGGACCAGTGGCATTACTGTGCAAGTCTGATCAAGAGTAGATGCAAGTCAGGCTGTGTGACTGCAAATGGTCATATTTATATTATTGGTGGGCAAAGTGGAAGTCTTCTTGCAGACTTAGCAGATGATTCACCACTTTCAAGTGTTGAGAAGTATGACGCATTTGAGGATTCTTGGTCTCTTGTTGCTCCCATGAAAGAAGGAAGATCAGAACCTGGTTGTGTATTTCATCATAACAAGATCTTTGTTGTTGGGGGATTAGTTTCCAATGGATGCCAAACTCGCAACTGTGAAGTGTATTCTCCACTCACTGACGAATGGAATACTATTGCACAGTTACCCTACCCCTACTGTGGTGTCAACAACGTCATTGTCATCAAGAACCAGGTCACAATTCCATTGACAGAAGAGGCATCGGATTTCTGCTGTGATGCTTTGAAATACAGCCAAACTTCAAATTCATGGCAAAAGGTGAAGAATCTTTTCCCAAGCGACAAGATAGTGTGGTATACTCTCTGTACCACCCAACTTCCCATGTTAATTTTGAAGAGAATGTACCATGAAATTTTCCCAGAGGATTTTTTTGATGATAGGAATGATagtgatgacgatgatgattaTTTTGAGAGCAGTGATAACTCTAGTTATTTGGGGTGGCATTGGCCATTGCATGATTCtgaccattttgaatttgagccAAGCGATGACGATGCACTCTATTTTTAGAGTGACATAATCAATCAAAAAAAGACCAACAATTCAAGAAAGCTGTTGAACTTAGCCCACAGACTGTTTCAGAAAATCTTTAGAGGTAGTGACCTATATTAGGGTCAGAGAACCAGCTAGAACACCCAAACTTCAGAGTAATGATAAGACCTTTTTGTGActgttttcaacattttaggTTTTGTTGattattgaaaaatgttcaTATTTTTGGTGTTCCTCTCTTGCTCCAATACTCCATTTAGTCATAAGAATTGCTCATTCTAgcattatttttgaaatttgccaaaaaatcTGTAGCATTTACCTTTGTTACTGTTGAAGTGGAAGCCTCTtatacaaaaaggaaaagctaTTTTGTGTGCATTTTGAAGATAGTTGAATCTGTAGCTTCTGCACCTtgtatgtttttaaaatttattgtatAGAGAACCATCTTTGTGGTGAGCCCCTCTCTCCCAGCTAAAAATGGCCATTGATGTTGGCATTAGTTGTGCTgggacatttttaaaatccaaCAATAGTTCTCTTTAACAGCAATATATTTTTGTGAACTGGGTTGGAATTTTCCATATTATGAAAGCTGAGTTCTATTGGTTGGTTAAAGTTTTTAAGTGAAGAAATCAGGTGCTGTTAATGTTTTTGTCTGGAGTTTTGAACTTTAGGTTTATCAAGATGGtagaatatttcaaaaaagtgGTAAATATTGTGTAATGATTTTAAGAGTTGCTAGTTCATTATGAGCCTGTCCTTCCTTTTGATTATGTTTCAAACAAGGATTTTTGTCATCCTAGAGAATAAAGCAATGTGCTTATCTCAATGTTCTCTCTTGTCCTGTGACGATTGTTTGGAGATTGTCTAACCATCTATATACTTGGAACAGTATGTAACAAGAGGATTTGTCTTCATCATTCTTTCCTTGGAAATGCAAAGGATTACAGTTTCCCCTAATTATTtgtatcattattattattattggtatttttatgcaggaaaaggaaaaaataactttctaAGCATAAAGGCTAGCTGGCTTGTTCCATTTTGTTAGAGGGCGTAAGTAGAGTGAGAGATGCACGTATTAGACCATTTAATTTTACAGGAAGGAACAATGTGTCATTGGATCAACAAAGAAGGCCATGGTAATTTTATGAAGTTGGTTTCACTTTgcgaaatgcaaaaaaaaaaaaaggatttacCGGTAAGGGACCagtaatgcaaaaaaaaaaaaagggatttAAGGGACCAGTCATTATTTAAGTCGGAGTAAGGGGGGTTAGaggagaaaatgtttttgatgcaaaaaaattctgGATCCTAACTTGATAGCATTCGTGTTTTTCGGGTACCCCCCTACCTTCGTTTAGGAAAAATTAAGAACCCCCCTTCAAACAATACCAAAATATGgcaaatgaaagtttcttACTTTTATTAAAGAAGACCCCTTTAATTTTGACCTTTCAAGGCCCCCTATGTTCTACTAAATAGAAATTGAGGGCCCTCCATTTTCTCAGTCTCCCAACCCCCTCTCAATGgggttaaccgtcaaccgttaAGTGGGCCAAAAactaaccgtcaaccgtcaaaaacGGAATAATTTTACCGTCAACCGTCCAATGAGCGAGCCAAAATTAGCCGTCAAATTTCTCGGATATCCTTAAACGATCGAGATCGATTGACTTAAATGGGGCTAAGTCATGCTGTTAATAATTGATCGTTTTAATGTATCACAGAAATACATTTGCGCTTGTTACTCTCGAGTAAAACCGGCTAGCGACAGAACTGACTTCCGTCGGTTAACACTTCCGGTGTCGTAAAACGTCACGGCTCACTTCACATGACCTCGCTATAGTTGCCATAGTTGAAGCCCAGGGGGGGGACTCCCATATGGAAAAGACAGGGATGCTCgacggaaattttgaatttagcctcaaaaggagaccatctgggcgtggttcaagctttttgtgacccctaaaggagaccaatctggccGTGTGTGTTTATTGGCAGCTTAATATGTTGGTGCTGTGcacggaacaccctaagcgagaccaaaatccaacatttacacccctaagcgagaggACGAGCATCCCTGTCTGTTCATATGGGAGTCCCTTTTCCTGGGAGTTGAAGACCAATAACCTCATTTTTAGTGCACAAATTATAGAATTAAATCCAGTATTCaaatatgagaaaaaacatatcgttttattaaaacttacagtcaaatttgtgctttaaattcgtgtgataaacgtcattccgaaaaattaaccgtcaaccgtcaaatgaactaaaatttaaccgtcaaccgtcaaaaagacttatttttaaccgtcaaccgtcaaaggGACCCCCCATTGAGACCCCCTTATATAATGAGTGGTCGCTAAGTGACCAACTGAAACTTAGACAAATGTGAAGTACAGTTGCAATATTGATGAAAGCGTTATCCCGAAAATAATCCGAATGACAgtgtaaagaaagaaaggaatacACCTAATGCATAAATGGaggcataattattattctttcatATAAATGGTATGGTATGGTATGGTATGGTAtggtaactttatttaaacacggtatttccatcaggtatacatttacattgaagaatagaaaaactaacttcctaactaatctaaaactaagataaaaactaaaataatgaagatgaaaagaaaacacctgcttttcaaggaggccgtgtgtaaaaacagaatatcgcttaattaaattattcgtcaatcgaaatttatttctcttaaTTTCCCCTTAAATATATTAGAGGATGTCAATTGCCGCACCTCCAGAGGCAAGCCGTTCCATAACACACTTCCGCTGTAAGaaagacttcttttataaaattcagtacggggttgtggaacagcgagcttgtattcattctctctaagattataactagttaaatcgcagcgacggacaaaacgcgaagtcagatattctggagcagtgttatttacaatggtatgcatcattatcgctttactaactgcgcgctgatggacaagtttcgaccactttaaattttgaaataattcactagtACTGCAGTCATAATTAGAGAAAGTCAGAACGCGAGAGGCGCGATTctgtaatttctgcaatttagaagataggttcttagaacagtttccccatactacattacagtaatcaaagtgtggctgaaccagtgaattgtatacattaagtagaatctcaaaagggagaaaataccTAATACGCTTAATCGCACTTATGCCAGAAGCAATCTTCTTAGAGATTTCGTTAATATGACTCtcccaagaaagatttccatcgatgtgaacacctagggattttgaagtcgaaacttgtttaatcggaaacttgttaatttcaatttggggaTTCCTTTCTAGGGTTGACAGTCTTTGCCTAGGgccaattaataaaaattctgtctttgtcgtatttagtgtaagtttgtttgcagcaagcCATATACGGATTCTATCTAAGTCTATGTTAACGCAacgctctatttcttcaacatcattgctCGCATAGGTGATACTAGTGTCGTCAGCATACATTCTTGGTTGTGAATGCATAAGGCAATTCGGAAGGTCATTTATATACAGTAAAAACAAGAGAGGCCCCAAAATCGTTCCCTGTGGGACACCACAGGGTAGGTACGTGTCAGATGACTTGTTGCAATCAACGAGACACGTTTGCTTACGATTTCTCAAATAAGAACAGAACCACTGATTTGCAAAATCACGGATACCATACGCttgaagttttgaaagaagaatagCATGGTTTACCGtgtcaaaagcctttttaAGGTCTAAGAAGACAACTGCATTGACGAGGCCGCGGTCGACATTCAAAGACCAGCTATCTGTGGCTTCGATCAGTGCAGTAACTGTGGAGTGGAGTGTGCGAAAACCAGATTGGTAACAACAGAGAAGTTTGTATTCGGTTAGATAACGATAAACCTGATCATAAACAATTCGCTCGAAAACTTTAGCCACCACAGGAATGATCGAGATCGGCCGGTAATTTGAGGGATCGCTTCTATTGCCACATTTCTTGTAGAGAGGAGTGATCCTAGCGCTCTTCCATTCATCGGGAAAAATACTTGTTTCAATCGATCGATTGAAAATGAGTGCTAGAGAGTCGGAAATCAGATCGAAGCATTCTCTCAGAAGTCTGGCGGAAACTGTATCAAGTCCAGTGGCTTTCCTTATGCATAATTTACGTAAGTGAGACGAAACCAGAGATGgacttatttgttgaaaactaAAGTTGCCCGAGATAgattgatttacaaattcatcgAAACAAATATCAATGTCTTCAATATTCTCGGACAGCTTGGGACCGATTTCGgcaaagaatttattaaaacCTTCCGCAATTTCAGTTGGATCAGTTAATTTCTTGCCCTCAAATTCGGGTTCGTTTATAATCGCTTTCTCAGATTTGCGACCCGTCACCTCATTAATGATCTCCCAGGTCATGCGTGAGTTGCCGTCACAAGCTGTAAAAGATTTCGAATAATAGGactttttagcaattttaattGCATTGTTCACATTGTTACGTGACCTCTTAAAATTATTCCAGTCGATAGCGTCATCAGACCGTATGGCCTTTATTTTAAGTCGATCTCTTAAATGCATCATTTTCTTAAGCTCCGTAGTTATCCACGGATTTTTGAAACCACGAACGCGCTTAGATCGGAGGGGAGCATGTACATCAGACACCTCTAGGAacaaagttttccattttagcCACATTTCATTAGGGTTATGTACTCCCTTGAGATCATCCCTTGGCTGGGCTAAAATGTCAGAGCGAAAAGTATTGCGATTGAAATTCTTAAATTGTCTATATGTAATAGTGCTAGTTCCCTTGATAACAGAAGGTGACGAAATCTTACGGTAGACGTAGATCAAACTGTGATCACTAATTCCAATATGAGACACTCCAGAACAAGTAGTATTGTCTGGAAGATTGGTAAAAATAACATCGATTAGGGTGCTATTCAATGGCGTAATTCTTGTTGGCTCTGTAATAAGCTGTTTTAAATTATAGATATCAGTGATATTCAACAAAGCCTGAGTATAAGCGTTATAAAAAGACGCTGGAAGCATATTGCAGTTGAAATCACCCATGATGTAATATTCTTTTCCATCCGCATCAAGCTTTCCGACAAAGTCTTCGAACGTAGAGAATAATTCAAAAGGTGAATTTGGGGGTCTGTACCACGTTGCAACAATAAAGGGCTTACTTCTTGGCTTGATAGTTTCAATCGAAAGATTTTCGAGTTGATCAGATACGAGATCCGCGCGCACAATGTAATTAATGTTAGAACgcacataaaaacaaaccCCACCTCCGTTTCGGCCGTTTAAAGGTCGATCACGACGAACGATATTATAGCCACTGATGCTGATCTCATTATCAGCGATGGTTTCATTTAAACGTGTCTCGTTGATAGCTAACAAATCAGGgctattgttctgtaaaaGGACACGAAGTTCATCAATATGCTTCGAAAGACTAGTTATATTTAAACAAGCCATTTTGAAGCCCCGATTGTTCGGAATAAATTCATCGGTACTAGAGAGAATATTACTAGAAAAAGAAAGCTCTGGATTGGTAGAAGGTCAAGAGTTCCTTAGATGTGAAATAAGATTTTTAGCTAATAATTTAGTACCTTGTACATTCAAGTGAAGTCCACTTGCATTAAGATGTTCGTTCTTAATGTTGGAGTGTGGAATTGTTCTCCAGGCATGCTGCTTGGCAAGTTGGTTCACGATTTTGTTCACATCTTTGATTTTGCCGTTAAGAGTTTGGTCTGATCTTGAAATTAACGATGAAATAGTAATCTTGCAGTCCGGGGAGTGATTTTGTATCTTTAATCCCAGATTGATGATACCTTCAGCAATATCTCGCGGCTCGGAGGACTTGAGGTTGTTCGTGCCAACATGAAGGATGACTTCTTCAGGTTTTCTGCGAAGAGAGGGCATTATGTAGTCGGACATGTCTTCTACCGTCGCCCCTGGAAAGGCCTTGACATAAGTCAAGCCTTGGTTAGAAATTTGGCTTGAAAGTTTTCGACCGTTAATAAACTTTAACATCGAATCATCCGCGATGATAACACAGGGTTTCTGATCAGTTGACTGGGCCGAATTTGAAGTACTTTGTCTTGGTGCTTGCGAGCTGGAATTTACTACatcttcgttttcattcttttctgggtttcttttccttattttggttt
Proteins encoded in this window:
- the LOC141889996 gene encoding kelch-like protein 12 is translated as MAASQTLPWANLFEQQDKETLLEASLSASGSTKFKGSESSALSLLNKLRFEGEAGFCDFTLAVEGKVLTSHRCVLAASSQFFYTMFNSGMKESNQKVLNLQSVTFNAMSVMLDYFYSREIVINDENVLDLLDAASFLLVTPVKNACLQLLSKRLNIENCFSVLQVAEQFGAEQLAQRANSYIKTNFSVAVKSEEFIGIPEQVLVSFITLDDIQVEKEEEVYCAVMKWVKHDPENRAPALPKLLECLRTGSLPKRFLELQMPQEPLLNGVRNQSKPVKRRYKRRNKWGKPRKAKAVSEKLDLQKIRPSTEVHNVIIGVNNIHRAFCYDLDNKETLILPEPWPQFYPQVAIVGRRLYLVAGFTSGFTETIRRVSCLCFDDIKNLRSSSNFGVQPIEWKMKTAFNDARIKASLQELNGRLYYIGGHDGRDCCGTVECYDPELDQWHYCASLIKSRCKSGCVTANGHIYIIGGQSGSLLADLADDSPLSSVEKYDAFEDSWSLVAPMKEGRSEPGCVFHHNKIFVVGGLVSNGCQTRNCEVYSPLTDEWNTIAQLPYPYCGVNNVIVIKNQVTIPLTEEASDFCCDALKYSQTSNSWQKVKNLFPSDKIVWYTLCTTQLPMLILKRMYHEIFPEDFFDDRNDSDDDDDYFESSDNSSYLGWHWPLHDSDHFEFEPSDDDALYF